AGAACAAGCAGTTTTGGATTTCGTCAGCAATACCTACAACCTGATAGGTTGGCCGGGTGTTGTCGTCATGATGGCTATAGAGAGCGCCTGCATTCCCCTGCCCAGTGAGATAATAATGCCTCTTGCCGGCTGGATGCTTATTAAGGAGAAATCTCTCAGTGTGGTCTATATAGGGGCAGCCGGTGCCTATGGGGCTTTAGGAAACACGATTGGCTCGGCTCTGGCCTACGGGATAGGTATGTGGGGAGGACGTCCATTTCTGGAAAAATACGGTAGATACATCTTGATATCACGCCGCGATCTGGACCTCGCCGACCGCTGGTTTTACCGATGGGGAAGCTGGTCCGTTTTCGTTTCCCGGTTAATGCCTGTAGTGCGCACCTTCATCAGTTTACCGGCCGGGATAGCCAGAATGCCTTTTCTTAAGTTCCTTTTCTACACTTTTATCGGCTCTTTTATATGGAGCGTGGGGCTGGCCTATGGAGGGTATCTGTTGGGTGAGCACTGGGAGCAAATACGAGCCGTCATGCGTCCTTTTGACCCATTTATTATCGCGGTGGCTGTTGTTTTTATTGCCCTTTATATTTATCGTCACATAAGACATATTAAATAACCAAGGACAAAGTATTATAATGAGATTTACAAACTCTGGTTGATGGAGGGAGCTGCTATGAATTCGCGTGAGAGAGTATATGCTGCTGCTAACCACAAGGAGCCTGATAGGGTACCTATATGTTTTGGGGGTGCTGGCGGAAATTTTATCACCGAGTGTCCACCGAATGGCCGGGTTTGCTCCCAGCTTTACGAGTACCTTGGCTTGAAGGATGCCGAGCCGATTAAAATAACCGATGTATTTACTCAACCTACCAACATCGACCAGCGAGTGGTGCAGAGACTCCATTCCGATATGCTCCAGGTTGGATGCAACGCGCCACGCGTAACTGTTGAACCGGACGGCTCCAAGACCTGGCCATGGTTCTGCGGTATGCGCATAAGAAAAGTGGGTTTATACGATGAACCATTTGATTTTCCCTTACGGCATATGACCACCAAGGCGGATATCGATGCCTATCCCTGGCCAGACCCCTCGGTGAATATCATGGATGGCGTGGTGGAGAGGGCCAGGTATCTTCACGAGGAAACAGACTACTTCGTTGTGGGCAGGTGCATTTCGACCATGCTGCCTTTCCTTGGCTATGCTT
The DNA window shown above is from Chloroflexota bacterium and carries:
- a CDS encoding DedA family protein, with translation MDFVSNTYNLIGWPGVVVMMAIESACIPLPSEIIMPLAGWMLIKEKSLSVVYIGAAGAYGALGNTIGSALAYGIGMWGGRPFLEKYGRYILISRRDLDLADRWFYRWGSWSVFVSRLMPVVRTFISLPAGIARMPFLKFLFYTFIGSFIWSVGLAYGGYLLGEHWEQIRAVMRPFDPFIIAVAVVFIALYIYRHIRHIK